Proteins found in one Microbacterium sp. LWS13-1.2 genomic segment:
- a CDS encoding SulP family inorganic anion transporter has translation MAFHPRTWFSRKTLRKDAVAGVILGIEAVPDGLAAGLLAGVNPLAGLYGYLFGMVGAAALTSSAFMAVQATSAMALVVSDAELGTLPDPDRGLFTLAILTGIVMVIAGLLRGGRLISFVPTAVMTGFVTAIGVNIVLGQLSNFTGYQAEGSNRLLKTIDVFLHIGQWSIPSLIVGAISVLVIVVLLPTRVGSMGLVIAVILGSVCAVLLNTWVSGTVVLLRDIVEVPRGLPAPVLPSIADVPALLIPALSLTFIGLVQGAAVSAGIPTADGKRADANRDFLGQGLGNVVSGLFQGMPVGGSMSGSSLIVQAGAKTRMSLFIAGAVMAVVVFVAADLVSFVAMPALAGLLMVVGWRAVKPSRIYSVAKSGALPTAIMGVTFGLTLIIPLQFAVLVGVGLGVILYVAEQSNSVRVRAVHLADDGRMREGDPPAVVPPGEVLVLQPYGSLFFASAPVFERQLPDVSRESSGAVVIVRLRGTDEIGLSHVEVLRRFAHQLRDADSTLKVVASEERVIAHLAAGGLTADIGEDNVYRGSEWVGEGLRRAYADALAEIQD, from the coding sequence GTGGCCTTCCATCCGCGCACCTGGTTCTCGCGCAAGACCCTGCGCAAGGACGCCGTCGCGGGCGTGATCCTCGGCATCGAGGCGGTGCCCGACGGCCTGGCGGCAGGGCTTCTCGCCGGCGTGAACCCGCTGGCCGGGCTGTACGGCTACCTCTTCGGCATGGTGGGCGCCGCGGCGCTCACGAGCAGCGCGTTCATGGCCGTGCAGGCGACCAGTGCGATGGCGCTCGTCGTCTCCGATGCCGAGCTCGGCACGCTCCCGGACCCGGATCGAGGCCTCTTCACGCTCGCGATCCTCACCGGGATCGTGATGGTCATCGCCGGGCTCCTGCGTGGCGGCCGCCTCATCAGCTTCGTGCCCACCGCGGTCATGACCGGATTCGTCACGGCGATCGGCGTGAACATCGTGCTCGGCCAGCTCTCGAACTTCACCGGCTATCAGGCAGAGGGCTCGAATCGGCTGCTCAAGACGATCGACGTGTTCCTGCACATCGGGCAGTGGAGCATCCCGTCGCTCATCGTCGGCGCGATCTCGGTGCTCGTGATCGTCGTGCTCCTGCCCACCCGGGTCGGCAGCATGGGGCTGGTCATCGCCGTGATCCTCGGCTCGGTGTGCGCCGTGCTGCTGAACACATGGGTGAGCGGCACGGTGGTGCTGCTGCGCGACATCGTCGAGGTCCCGCGCGGGCTGCCGGCCCCGGTGCTGCCGAGCATCGCCGACGTCCCGGCGCTGCTGATCCCGGCGCTGTCGCTGACCTTCATCGGCCTCGTCCAGGGGGCCGCCGTGTCCGCCGGCATCCCGACCGCCGACGGCAAGCGCGCCGACGCCAACCGCGACTTCCTCGGACAGGGGCTCGGCAACGTCGTATCGGGCCTGTTCCAGGGGATGCCGGTCGGTGGGTCGATGTCGGGATCGTCGCTGATCGTGCAGGCCGGCGCGAAGACGCGTATGTCGCTGTTCATCGCGGGCGCCGTGATGGCCGTCGTGGTGTTCGTCGCCGCGGATCTGGTGTCGTTCGTCGCGATGCCGGCACTGGCGGGGCTGCTGATGGTGGTGGGGTGGCGTGCGGTCAAGCCGAGTCGCATCTACTCGGTGGCGAAGTCGGGCGCGCTGCCGACGGCGATCATGGGCGTCACGTTCGGGCTGACCCTGATCATCCCGCTCCAGTTCGCGGTGCTGGTCGGCGTCGGACTCGGCGTCATCCTGTACGTCGCGGAGCAGTCCAACAGCGTGCGCGTGCGCGCCGTGCACCTCGCCGACGACGGGCGCATGCGCGAGGGAGATCCACCGGCGGTGGTCCCGCCAGGGGAGGTGCTGGTGCTCCAGCCGTACGGGAGCCTCTTCTTCGCGAGCGCGCCGGTGTTCGAGCGCCAGTTGCCCGATGTCAGCCGCGAGTCGAGCGGCGCGGTGGTGATCGTGCGGCTGCGGGGCACCGATGAGATCGGCCTGTCGCACGTCGAGGTGCTGCGCCGCTTCGCCCATCAGCTGCGCGACGCCGACTCGACACTGAAAGTGGTCGCGAGCGAGGAGCGGGTCATCGCGCACCTGGCGGCCGGAGGACTCACCGCCGACATCGGGGAGGACAACGTCTACCGCGGCTCCGAGTGGGTCGGCGAAGGGCTGCGCCGCGCCTATGCCGACGCGCTGGCGGAGATCCAGGACTGA
- a CDS encoding glycosyltransferase family 4 protein: MHVVMFGDQHVESLGGAQVSMRLQRRFLEKAGHTVTVVAPAMHGPRARAGARLLSEPATRSADPSYLDLPSIPITLDREYSMTWPGRRTDRWLDAALRRLIRETGRPPVDVVHVQADFWGAFIGHRFAARHGFPVVHTMHNRVDVGIEATAPLPKLVLRVLNAWQRRALGIVAEAKPVGRDGWAYLRRFAGRSDAVTAPSSHFARRLEAHGAVPQGRRGILPHLDTGPGASAQVDVIWNGIDDDVLDEVLASMGSMGSMGSMGSMGSAGSAGSTGSTGSAGAPAERAPGPPRFVWLGRMSPEKRLLPFLEALAASGVEAEVEVIGGGGQQRAARRLVEKLRPRATVDFAGRMPYAQTLRRIADADAVVQTSIGFETQGMTIFEAASLGTPAVVSDPDLAAELGAGFWAVGDGVTADPSVAALADALRETASDISAGTARRPDPSVRERFRQSSRTAAMVEVYERITA, translated from the coding sequence GTGCACGTCGTGATGTTCGGCGACCAGCACGTCGAGTCCCTCGGCGGAGCCCAGGTCTCGATGCGGCTGCAGCGGCGCTTCCTCGAGAAGGCCGGGCACACGGTCACGGTCGTGGCGCCGGCGATGCACGGCCCCCGGGCCCGGGCGGGCGCACGACTGCTGAGCGAGCCGGCGACACGAAGCGCCGATCCGTCCTACCTGGATCTGCCGTCGATCCCGATCACGCTGGACCGCGAGTACTCGATGACGTGGCCGGGACGCCGCACCGATCGATGGCTGGATGCCGCACTCCGGCGGCTCATCCGCGAGACCGGGCGCCCTCCGGTCGATGTCGTCCACGTGCAGGCTGACTTCTGGGGCGCGTTCATCGGCCATCGGTTCGCAGCGCGCCACGGCTTCCCGGTGGTGCACACCATGCACAACCGCGTCGACGTCGGAATCGAGGCGACCGCGCCGCTGCCGAAGCTGGTGCTGCGGGTGCTGAACGCGTGGCAGCGCCGGGCCCTCGGCATCGTGGCCGAGGCGAAGCCGGTCGGTCGGGACGGCTGGGCGTACCTGCGCCGGTTCGCCGGCCGCTCGGACGCGGTCACGGCGCCGTCGTCGCACTTCGCGAGACGGCTCGAGGCGCACGGCGCGGTGCCGCAGGGCCGGCGTGGGATACTCCCGCACCTCGACACCGGGCCGGGTGCTTCCGCGCAGGTCGACGTGATCTGGAACGGCATCGACGACGACGTGCTCGATGAGGTGCTCGCCTCGATGGGCTCGATGGGCTCGATGGGCTCGATGGGCTCGATGGGCTCGGCGGGCTCGGCGGGCTCGACGGGCTCGACGGGTTCGGCGGGCGCGCCTGCGGAGCGCGCACCCGGACCGCCGCGGTTCGTCTGGCTCGGCCGCATGAGCCCCGAGAAGCGCCTGCTGCCGTTCCTCGAGGCGCTCGCGGCGTCGGGAGTCGAAGCCGAGGTCGAGGTCATCGGCGGCGGCGGGCAGCAGCGGGCGGCGCGCCGTCTGGTCGAGAAGCTGCGCCCGCGCGCGACGGTGGATTTCGCGGGACGGATGCCGTACGCCCAGACGCTCCGCCGCATCGCCGACGCCGACGCCGTGGTGCAGACCTCGATCGGCTTCGAGACCCAGGGCATGACGATCTTCGAGGCCGCGTCGCTCGGAACCCCGGCCGTGGTGAGCGACCCCGACCTGGCGGCCGAGCTCGGCGCGGGATTCTGGGCGGTCGGCGACGGTGTCACGGCGGACCCGTCGGTCGCCGCGCTCGCCGACGCGCTGCGGGAGACGGCATCCGATATCTCCGCTGGAACGGCGCGTCGGCCCGATCCGTCGGTCCGCGAGCGGTTCCGTCAGTCGTCGCGGACCGCCGCGATGGTCGAGGTCTACGAGCGCATCACCGCCTGA
- a CDS encoding AAA family ATPase yields the protein MNATQQPGQEDAQSALEQFGINLTDRARQGKLDPVIGRDSEIRRVSQVLTRRTKNNPVLIGEPGVGKTAVVEGLAQRIVAGDVAESLKNKELVTLDISALVAGAMYRGQFEERLKSVLKEIAESDGRIITFIDELHVLMGAGGGEGSVAASNMLKPMLARGELRLIGATTLNEYREFIEKDAALERRFQQVYVGEPSVEDTVAILRGLKERYEAHHKVAIADAALVAAASLSHRYIPSRQLPDKAIDLIDEAASRLRMEIDSAPLEIDELRRHVDRLKLEELALKKEKDDASKERLAALRETLATEQQRLGELQGRWERERASLNRVGDLKTKLDAARMEAERAQREGNLEKASRLLYAEIPALERQLVEAEREEPAGDRMVNDQVTEEDIAAVIAAWTGIPVGRLLQGETEKLLHLEAELGKRLIGQKQAVKAVSDAVRRSRAGISDPGRPTGSFLFLGPTGVGKTELAKALAEFLFDDEHAMVRIDMSEYGEKHTVSRLVGAPPGYIGYEQGGQLTEAVRRRPYSVVLLDEVEKAHPEVFDVLLQVMDDGRLTDGQGRTVDFTNVILVLTSNLGSPILIDPTLSAEQKRDTVMAIVRQAFKPEFLNRLDDIVMFSALSEDDLAQIVELAVFALQRRLKDRRLALAVTPDARAWLAERGYDPVFGARPLRRLIQSEIQDRLAMALLSGGVRDGDVVRVDVAADGSSLVLTSDGPSVAERAADDDDVIEAELLED from the coding sequence ATGAACGCCACACAACAGCCCGGGCAGGAGGACGCGCAGAGCGCCCTCGAGCAGTTCGGGATCAACCTCACCGACCGTGCCCGCCAGGGCAAGCTCGACCCCGTCATCGGGCGCGACAGCGAGATCCGCCGCGTCAGCCAGGTGCTGACCCGGCGCACCAAGAACAACCCCGTTCTCATCGGCGAGCCCGGCGTCGGCAAGACCGCTGTGGTCGAGGGCCTCGCCCAGCGGATCGTCGCGGGCGACGTCGCCGAGTCCCTCAAGAACAAAGAGCTCGTCACCCTCGACATCTCCGCGCTCGTCGCCGGTGCGATGTACCGCGGCCAGTTCGAGGAGCGCCTGAAGAGCGTGCTCAAGGAGATCGCCGAGTCCGACGGCCGCATCATCACGTTCATCGATGAGCTGCACGTGCTCATGGGCGCCGGAGGCGGCGAGGGGTCGGTCGCGGCATCCAACATGCTCAAGCCCATGCTCGCGCGCGGCGAGCTGCGCCTCATCGGCGCGACCACCCTCAACGAGTACCGCGAGTTCATCGAGAAGGATGCCGCGCTCGAGCGCCGCTTCCAGCAGGTCTACGTCGGCGAGCCCTCGGTCGAGGACACCGTCGCAATCCTGCGCGGGCTCAAGGAGCGGTACGAGGCCCACCACAAGGTCGCCATCGCGGATGCCGCGCTCGTGGCCGCGGCATCCCTCAGCCATCGCTACATCCCGTCGCGGCAGCTCCCCGACAAGGCCATCGACCTCATCGACGAGGCCGCATCGCGGCTGCGCATGGAGATCGATTCGGCGCCGCTCGAGATCGACGAGCTGCGTCGTCACGTCGACCGCCTGAAGCTGGAGGAGCTCGCGCTCAAGAAGGAGAAGGACGACGCGTCGAAGGAGCGCCTCGCGGCGCTGCGCGAGACGCTCGCCACGGAGCAGCAGCGTCTCGGCGAGCTGCAGGGCCGCTGGGAGCGCGAGCGCGCGTCGCTGAACCGCGTCGGCGACCTCAAGACCAAGCTCGACGCCGCCCGCATGGAGGCCGAGCGCGCGCAGCGCGAGGGCAACCTCGAGAAGGCGTCGCGCCTGCTGTACGCCGAGATCCCGGCGCTCGAGCGGCAGCTGGTCGAGGCCGAGCGCGAGGAGCCCGCCGGCGACCGCATGGTCAACGACCAGGTCACCGAAGAGGACATCGCGGCTGTCATCGCGGCGTGGACCGGCATCCCGGTCGGCCGCCTGCTGCAGGGCGAGACCGAGAAGCTGCTGCACCTCGAGGCCGAACTCGGCAAGCGTCTGATCGGGCAGAAGCAGGCGGTCAAGGCGGTCTCGGATGCGGTGCGCCGCTCGCGGGCGGGCATCAGCGACCCCGGCCGCCCGACCGGCTCGTTCCTGTTCCTCGGCCCCACCGGCGTCGGCAAGACCGAGCTGGCCAAGGCGCTCGCCGAGTTCCTGTTCGACGACGAGCACGCCATGGTGCGCATCGACATGTCGGAGTACGGCGAGAAGCACACGGTCTCGCGCCTCGTCGGCGCCCCTCCGGGGTACATCGGCTACGAGCAGGGCGGACAGCTCACCGAGGCCGTGCGTCGGCGCCCGTACTCGGTCGTGCTGCTCGACGAGGTCGAGAAGGCGCACCCCGAGGTGTTCGATGTGCTGCTGCAGGTCATGGACGACGGGCGCCTCACCGACGGGCAGGGGCGCACGGTCGACTTCACGAACGTGATCCTCGTGCTCACCTCGAACCTGGGTTCGCCGATCCTGATCGACCCGACGCTGTCGGCCGAGCAGAAGCGCGACACCGTCATGGCGATCGTGCGGCAGGCCTTCAAGCCCGAGTTCCTCAACCGGCTCGACGACATCGTCATGTTCTCGGCGCTCAGCGAGGACGACCTCGCGCAGATCGTCGAGCTCGCGGTGTTCGCGCTGCAGCGGCGCCTCAAGGACCGCCGCCTGGCGCTCGCGGTCACGCCCGACGCCCGGGCCTGGCTCGCCGAGCGCGGCTACGACCCGGTGTTCGGGGCGCGGCCGCTGCGCCGGCTCATCCAGTCCGAGATCCAGGACCGCCTCGCGATGGCGCTGCTGTCGGGCGGAGTGCGCGACGGCGACGTCGTGCGCGTGGATGTCGCGGCGGACGGCTCGTCGCTTGTGCTCACCAGCGACGGCCCGTCCGTGGCCGAGCGGGCCGCGGACGACGACGACGTGATCGAGGCCGAGCTGCTCGAAGACTGA
- a CDS encoding helix-turn-helix domain-containing protein, translating into MHTVACIVTDGFAPFEFGVACEAFGLDRSDDGIPSFDFRVVTPDPGVVESKMGFSINVHEDLSFAYEADLVVVSPVPHQYWGRVDERVLDVIRAAVARGAWVLSVCSGSFVVAASGVLDGRRATTHWMYAKRMKEMYPSIDVDPDVLYVQDGRIITSAGTAAGLDACLHLLRQELGAELTNIIARRMVVPPQRDGGQAQFIANPLPATTSLSLAPVTDWMLDNLRLELTVDQLAAKAHMSPRTFARRFKADHGATPAAWLARQRIIHAQRLLEKTDLGLDRIAYESGFGSAAVLRQNFARVLGTTPTAYRSRFACNDDHMADAPASAEAVAEASVLESVA; encoded by the coding sequence ATGCACACGGTCGCCTGCATCGTCACGGACGGCTTCGCGCCGTTCGAGTTCGGGGTCGCCTGCGAGGCCTTCGGCCTCGATCGCTCGGACGACGGCATCCCGAGCTTCGACTTCCGCGTCGTCACGCCCGATCCCGGGGTCGTGGAGTCGAAGATGGGCTTCTCCATCAACGTCCACGAGGACCTGTCGTTCGCCTACGAGGCGGACCTCGTCGTCGTGTCGCCCGTTCCACACCAGTACTGGGGCCGCGTCGACGAGCGCGTGCTCGACGTGATCCGCGCGGCGGTCGCCCGCGGCGCGTGGGTGCTCAGCGTCTGCAGCGGGTCGTTCGTAGTCGCTGCCTCAGGGGTGCTCGACGGGCGCCGCGCCACCACCCACTGGATGTACGCGAAGAGGATGAAGGAGATGTACCCGTCCATCGACGTGGACCCCGACGTGCTCTACGTGCAGGACGGCCGCATCATCACGAGCGCCGGCACGGCAGCCGGCCTCGACGCGTGCCTGCACCTGCTGCGCCAGGAGCTCGGCGCCGAGCTGACGAACATCATCGCCCGTCGCATGGTGGTGCCGCCGCAGCGCGACGGCGGACAGGCGCAGTTCATCGCCAACCCGCTGCCGGCCACCACCTCCCTCTCGCTCGCGCCGGTGACCGATTGGATGCTCGACAACCTGCGTCTCGAGCTCACCGTCGACCAGCTCGCCGCGAAGGCGCACATGTCGCCGCGCACGTTCGCCCGCCGCTTCAAGGCCGACCACGGCGCGACGCCGGCCGCGTGGCTCGCCCGCCAGCGCATCATCCACGCCCAGCGCCTTCTCGAGAAGACGGACCTGGGACTCGACCGCATCGCCTACGAGAGCGGGTTCGGCTCGGCGGCCGTGCTGCGGCAGAACTTCGCCCGCGTGCTCGGCACCACGCCGACCGCGTATCGCTCGCGGTTCGCGTGCAACGACGACCACATGGCGGATGCCCCGGCCTCCGCCGAAGCGGTGGCCGAGGCATCCGTGCTCGAATCCGTCGCGTGA